Proteins co-encoded in one Haloarcula pelagica genomic window:
- a CDS encoding radical SAM protein, whose translation MYGDMDLTERPLVLIWELTQACELACKHCRADAQPRRHPEELTTAEGKALLDDAREFGEGQLVVLSGGDPLARDDVVDLVDYGTDQGLRMTLTPSGTASVTRDALTDLSEAGLRRLALSLDGGDAVAHDTFRGESGSYEATMDAARAADDLDVPLQINTTVCAETVDQLPAIRERVAELGAVLWSVFFLVPVGRGRVLTPISPARAERVMEWLHEVSDEAPFGVKTTEAPHYRRVGMQQAEDGGPTRRMGVRAGKGFAFVSHTGEVYPSGFLPESAGDVREDSVVDIYRDAELFRSLRDDDALSGKCGACEFRGVCGGSRSRAYATTGDPLAADPLCDYEPPGYDGPVPDQHPAD comes from the coding sequence ATGTACGGTGACATGGACCTCACCGAACGGCCGCTGGTCCTGATCTGGGAGCTGACCCAAGCCTGTGAGCTGGCCTGCAAGCACTGTCGGGCCGACGCCCAGCCACGGCGCCACCCCGAGGAGCTGACTACTGCCGAGGGGAAGGCCCTGCTCGACGACGCCCGCGAGTTCGGCGAGGGACAGCTGGTCGTCCTCTCCGGTGGTGACCCGCTGGCGCGGGACGACGTGGTCGACCTCGTCGACTACGGCACCGACCAGGGGCTCAGGATGACCCTGACCCCGAGCGGGACCGCTTCGGTCACTCGCGACGCGCTCACGGACCTCTCCGAGGCCGGGCTCCGGCGACTGGCGCTCTCGCTGGACGGCGGTGACGCCGTCGCCCACGACACCTTCCGGGGCGAGAGTGGGAGCTACGAGGCGACGATGGACGCGGCCCGAGCGGCCGACGACCTCGACGTTCCGCTCCAGATCAACACTACGGTCTGTGCGGAGACGGTCGACCAACTGCCGGCCATCCGCGAGCGCGTCGCCGAGTTGGGCGCCGTGCTGTGGTCGGTGTTCTTCCTCGTGCCGGTGGGCCGCGGCCGGGTCCTGACGCCCATCTCCCCGGCCCGCGCCGAGCGGGTCATGGAGTGGCTCCACGAGGTCAGCGACGAAGCCCCCTTCGGCGTGAAGACGACCGAGGCACCCCACTACCGCCGGGTCGGGATGCAACAGGCCGAGGACGGCGGGCCGACCCGGCGGATGGGCGTCCGCGCCGGCAAGGGGTTCGCCTTCGTCAGCCACACCGGCGAGGTGTACCCCTCGGGGTTCCTCCCGGAGTCCGCGGGCGATGTCCGCGAGGACAGCGTCGTCGACATCTACCGGGACGCGGAGCTGTTCCGGTCGCTCCGTGACGACGACGCCCTGTCGGGGAAGTGTGGCGCCTGTGAGTTCCGCGGCGTCTGTGGCGGGAGCCGCTCGCGGGCGTACGCGACGACCGGCGATCCGCTAGCGGCGGACCCACTGTGTGACTACGAACCGCCGGGGTACGACGGCCCGGTCCCCGACCAGCACCCGGCCGATTGA
- a CDS encoding SDR family NAD(P)-dependent oxidoreductase, with protein MNVSLYDSLDGQVALVTGATRGIGKAIADGLVGHGATVYAGARDPADVAATDRRAIELDVTDDGEIAGAVDRIEAETGRLDVLVNNAGVMDTRESLAEMPTDAIDRTLDTNLWGPMVLTKHALPLLLDRPGGRVVNVSSGLGAITERQSGGMPAYRVSKTGLNGLTRYLDGEYGGDGLLANSVCPGYVRTDMTEGSAPRTPEKGAETPVWLARFRPEAPSGEFWRDREPKPW; from the coding sequence ATGAACGTCTCGCTGTACGACAGTCTCGACGGTCAGGTCGCGTTGGTGACCGGCGCGACGCGGGGGATCGGGAAGGCCATCGCCGACGGCCTCGTCGGCCACGGGGCGACGGTGTACGCCGGAGCACGGGACCCGGCGGACGTGGCGGCGACGGACCGGCGGGCGATCGAACTCGACGTGACCGACGACGGCGAGATCGCCGGCGCGGTCGACCGCATCGAGGCCGAAACCGGCCGGCTCGACGTGCTCGTCAACAACGCCGGCGTCATGGACACGCGCGAGTCGCTGGCCGAGATGCCGACCGACGCCATCGACCGCACGCTCGACACCAACCTCTGGGGGCCGATGGTCCTGACCAAACATGCGCTCCCGCTGTTGCTCGACCGCCCGGGGGGACGCGTAGTCAACGTCTCCTCGGGGCTGGGTGCGATCACCGAACGCCAGTCGGGCGGCATGCCGGCCTACCGGGTGTCGAAGACGGGACTGAACGGCCTGACTCGCTATCTCGACGGCGAGTACGGCGGCGACGGGTTGCTGGCGAACTCGGTGTGTCCCGGCTACGTCCGGACGGACATGACCGAGGGGAGCGCCCCGCGGACACCCGAGAAAGGCGCCGAGACCCCGGTGTGGCTCGCGCGGTTCCGACCCGAGGCCCCGAGCGGGGAGTTCTGGCGCGACCGGGAACCGAAGCCCTGGTGA
- a CDS encoding helix-turn-helix domain-containing protein has protein sequence MSDSGIRVELAVDSPGACPVADVTEEVGASVTDVSRSSPQGGQVVEEFTTDGDADVVEAYPGAEQVFAAGDGGRYRFERDRTDCVCEAVETFSCPIADIRAVDGRLLLTFHAPDVDRVRAIVTRLKDLYDGVSLRSLRRDGEQTAMDTAVVDRSRLTDRQREVLETAVEMGYFEYPKGANAGEVAEALDISVSTFAEHLAAAQTKLLESILAD, from the coding sequence ATGAGCGACTCGGGTATCAGGGTCGAACTGGCAGTCGACTCCCCCGGCGCCTGTCCCGTGGCGGACGTGACCGAGGAGGTCGGCGCGTCGGTGACCGACGTGTCACGGTCCAGCCCACAGGGGGGACAGGTCGTCGAGGAGTTCACCACAGACGGCGACGCCGACGTGGTCGAGGCGTATCCGGGCGCAGAACAGGTGTTCGCGGCGGGCGACGGCGGGCGCTACCGGTTCGAGCGCGACCGGACCGACTGCGTCTGTGAAGCCGTCGAGACGTTCTCCTGTCCGATCGCCGACATCCGTGCGGTCGACGGGCGGCTCCTGTTGACGTTCCACGCGCCCGATGTCGACCGGGTCCGGGCGATCGTCACCCGACTCAAGGACCTCTACGACGGTGTGTCGCTGCGGTCGCTGCGGCGGGACGGCGAGCAGACCGCCATGGACACCGCCGTCGTCGACCGGAGCAGGCTCACCGACCGTCAGCGCGAGGTTCTGGAGACGGCCGTCGAGATGGGCTACTTCGAGTATCCGAAAGGGGCAAACGCGGGCGAGGTCGCCGAGGCGCTGGACATCTCTGTCTCGACGTTCGCCGAGCACCTGGCGGCGGCCCAGACGAAGCTCCTGGAGTCGATCCTGGCCGACTAA
- a CDS encoding GNAT family N-acetyltransferase: MGDDVQFRKARPGDAGTMLSVKRAAILGIEDDRYDEDQLAAWAPDGGNLGAFEASPSADQYEIRVATIDDTVVGYGVLHLPEERLDALFVSPFYAGAGIATTLLKQLETAAQFAGIERIELTSSLTAVGFYERHGYERTGTTDREIEGVTVPFVAMARRLAPEDPQNDG; the protein is encoded by the coding sequence GTGGGTGACGACGTTCAGTTCCGCAAGGCCAGACCGGGCGACGCGGGAACGATGCTGTCGGTCAAGCGTGCGGCGATCCTCGGGATCGAGGACGACCGCTACGACGAGGACCAGTTGGCGGCCTGGGCGCCCGACGGGGGTAACCTGGGCGCGTTCGAAGCGTCGCCCTCGGCCGACCAGTACGAGATCCGGGTGGCGACGATCGACGACACAGTGGTGGGGTACGGCGTCCTCCACCTGCCCGAGGAGCGACTCGACGCGCTGTTCGTCAGCCCGTTCTACGCCGGCGCGGGAATCGCGACGACGCTGCTGAAGCAACTGGAGACCGCCGCGCAGTTCGCCGGCATCGAGCGGATCGAACTCACCTCCTCGCTCACCGCGGTGGGGTTCTACGAGCGCCACGGCTACGAGCGGACCGGAACCACCGACCGGGAGATCGAAGGCGTGACCGTCCCGTTCGTGGCGATGGCGCGACGGCTCGCCCCTGAAGACCCACAGAACGATGGGTGA
- a CDS encoding CGCGG family rSAM-modified RiPP protein: MSHAHEDIPPVTDTVHDNSWSANLEQPSHADDRDLVVEQAIEAVDHTTAGNHVNLVTHGDQGHPETYLFAELTAAFGDDIDIEYVQQCGCGGHVTRVFV, encoded by the coding sequence ATGAGCCACGCCCACGAGGACATCCCGCCGGTGACCGACACTGTCCACGACAACTCCTGGTCGGCGAACCTAGAGCAGCCGAGCCACGCCGACGACCGGGACCTGGTGGTCGAACAGGCCATCGAAGCCGTCGACCACACCACTGCGGGCAACCACGTCAACCTCGTCACCCACGGGGACCAGGGACATCCGGAGACGTACCTGTTCGCCGAACTGACGGCAGCGTTCGGCGACGACATCGACATCGAGTACGTCCAGCAGTGTGGCTGTGGCGGCCACGTCACCCGGGTGTTCGTCTGA
- the aspS gene encoding aspartate--tRNA(Asn) ligase: protein MDDRTYTADAEPGETVTVAGWVHELRDLGGIAFLILRDTTGKIQVKFEKNEMDEDLVETGLNVHRESVISVTGAVEEEPRAPTGVEVTPESVDVISEADPELPLDPSGKVDAELPTRLDNRTLDLRKPEIKAIFEIRAEVLRAVRDAFREIGCTEINTPKIVATGTEGGTELFPITYFGREAFMNQSPQLFKQLMVGSGLERVFEIGPIFRAEEHNTPRHLNEATSIDFESAFFDHTEAMDACEHVVKSAYEAVAENCQDQLEALDLADDFAAPEGEFPRLTYQDALDKINATGELDEPLVWGDDLSTEAEHVLGQEVGEHYFITDWPSEIKPFYIKDHDDDEEVSTGFDMMHPSMELVSGGQREHRYDHLVAGFEQQGLDPEAFEYYTKMFRYGMPPHAGWGLGGERLIMTMLGLENIREAVLFPRDRQRLSP from the coding sequence ATGGACGACCGAACCTACACAGCGGACGCCGAGCCCGGCGAGACGGTCACCGTCGCCGGCTGGGTCCACGAACTCCGAGATCTGGGTGGTATCGCCTTCCTCATCCTGCGGGACACGACCGGTAAGATCCAGGTCAAGTTCGAGAAAAACGAGATGGACGAAGACCTCGTCGAGACGGGGCTGAACGTCCACCGGGAGTCGGTCATCTCGGTCACCGGCGCCGTCGAGGAGGAACCGCGCGCCCCGACCGGCGTCGAGGTCACGCCCGAATCGGTCGACGTGATCTCCGAGGCCGACCCCGAACTGCCGCTTGACCCCTCGGGGAAGGTCGACGCCGAACTGCCCACCCGACTCGACAACCGGACGCTCGACCTGCGCAAGCCCGAGATCAAGGCCATCTTCGAGATCCGTGCCGAAGTGCTGCGCGCGGTCCGGGACGCCTTCCGCGAGATCGGCTGTACGGAGATCAACACGCCCAAGATCGTCGCCACGGGGACCGAGGGCGGCACCGAGCTGTTCCCGATCACGTACTTCGGCCGCGAGGCGTTCATGAACCAGAGCCCGCAGCTGTTCAAGCAGCTGATGGTCGGCTCCGGCCTCGAACGGGTCTTCGAGATCGGTCCGATCTTCCGCGCCGAGGAACACAACACGCCCCGGCACCTCAACGAGGCCACGTCGATCGACTTCGAGTCCGCCTTCTTCGACCACACCGAGGCGATGGACGCCTGCGAACACGTCGTCAAGTCGGCCTACGAGGCCGTCGCCGAGAACTGTCAGGACCAGCTCGAAGCGCTGGATCTCGCCGACGACTTCGCGGCGCCCGAGGGCGAGTTCCCGCGGCTCACCTACCAGGACGCTCTCGACAAGATCAACGCCACCGGCGAACTCGACGAGCCGCTGGTCTGGGGCGACGACCTCTCGACGGAGGCCGAACACGTCCTCGGCCAGGAGGTCGGCGAGCACTACTTCATCACGGACTGGCCCAGCGAGATCAAGCCCTTCTACATCAAGGACCACGACGACGACGAGGAGGTCTCGACGGGCTTCGACATGATGCACCCGTCGATGGAACTGGTCTCCGGCGGCCAGCGTGAACACCGCTACGACCACCTCGTCGCCGGCTTCGAGCAGCAGGGCCTCGACCCCGAGGCCTTCGAGTACTACACCAAGATGTTCCGCTACGGCATGCCGCCACACGCCGGCTGGGGCCTCGGTGGTGAACGGCTCATCATGACGATGCTCGGCCTAGAGAACATCCGGGAAGCAGTTCTCTTCCCGCGGGATCGCCAACGTCTGAGTCCCTGA
- a CDS encoding helix-turn-helix domain-containing protein, whose translation MPRAELTLTVPDDIWIGDVSRQHDVTVRVLAALPDEDSGVGLAEVTTEDLPGVLGDIESRDPVTSMEILSNTGDTALIQFETSTPLLLFPIQGSGIPLEMPFTLQDGQAIWEITAPQERLSELGEQLDQFGIPFTVEKVQQHVTEEPVLTESQRELVQTAVSEGYYDTPRRCSLTELAETVGIAKSTCSETLHRAEEQVLKRFVSELEAAPSRSA comes from the coding sequence ATGCCACGCGCGGAACTCACGCTCACGGTGCCCGACGACATCTGGATCGGCGATGTCTCCAGACAGCACGACGTGACGGTCCGGGTCCTGGCCGCGCTCCCGGACGAGGACTCCGGGGTCGGCCTCGCGGAGGTGACCACCGAGGACCTGCCGGGTGTCCTCGGGGACATCGAGTCCCGGGACCCGGTGACCTCGATGGAGATCCTCTCGAACACGGGCGACACCGCGTTGATCCAGTTCGAAACGTCGACGCCGCTGTTGCTCTTCCCGATCCAGGGGTCGGGGATCCCCCTAGAGATGCCGTTCACGCTCCAGGACGGGCAGGCGATCTGGGAGATCACGGCCCCGCAGGAACGGCTCTCGGAGTTGGGCGAGCAACTCGACCAGTTCGGGATCCCGTTCACCGTCGAGAAGGTCCAGCAACACGTCACCGAGGAGCCGGTGCTGACCGAGAGCCAGCGGGAACTCGTCCAGACGGCCGTCTCGGAGGGGTACTACGACACGCCGCGACGCTGTTCGCTGACCGAACTGGCCGAGACGGTGGGGATCGCGAAGTCGACCTGCAGCGAGACGCTCCACCGGGCCGAGGAGCAAGTCCTCAAGCGGTTCGTCTCGGAACTGGAGGCCGCGCCGAGTCGAAGCGCGTAA
- a CDS encoding molybdopterin-binding protein — translation MVDFQSRDTRRRAGEAADEADEAADSEEADGEATAEQDQTAASTDDGSEPAKSARDTGPGTDSEPGGDQPQAEASTQVDSPETGPASTPPETEGSVTPPGSAPAGGSPTSATREPSAASETPSRSVDVALVTVGDATTPEGDPNPTADRLTDSLVAAGHTVTVTRELAGGYDEVQSAVDGLVSRPDVETIVTVGGTGVAQSDVVIEAVHPLFEKVLPGFGEVVRNLLFYQAGTGVVGVRTTAGITGSSPIFCLPGERRLANRAVEAVVAAEAPALVAELE, via the coding sequence ATGGTCGATTTCCAGTCCAGGGACACCCGCCGGAGGGCAGGCGAGGCGGCCGACGAGGCCGACGAGGCAGCTGATTCCGAGGAGGCGGACGGGGAGGCAACGGCGGAGCAAGACCAGACGGCGGCGTCGACCGACGACGGCTCGGAGCCGGCGAAGTCGGCACGCGACACCGGCCCAGGGACGGACTCGGAGCCGGGCGGGGACCAGCCGCAAGCGGAAGCGTCGACACAGGTCGACTCGCCCGAGACAGGCCCCGCGAGCACCCCGCCGGAGACCGAGGGGTCGGTCACACCCCCCGGATCGGCGCCGGCCGGCGGTTCCCCGACATCGGCGACCCGGGAACCGAGCGCGGCGTCCGAGACGCCCTCGCGTTCGGTCGACGTGGCTCTGGTCACCGTCGGCGACGCGACGACCCCCGAAGGCGACCCGAACCCGACGGCCGACCGGCTCACCGACAGTCTGGTCGCCGCCGGCCACACGGTCACCGTGACCCGCGAACTCGCGGGCGGGTACGACGAGGTCCAGAGCGCGGTCGACGGACTCGTCTCACGCCCGGACGTGGAGACGATCGTCACCGTCGGCGGGACGGGCGTCGCCCAGTCCGACGTGGTCATCGAAGCGGTCCACCCGCTGTTCGAGAAGGTCCTGCCGGGGTTCGGTGAAGTGGTCCGGAACCTCCTGTTCTACCAGGCCGGAACCGGTGTCGTCGGTGTCCGAACGACCGCCGGGATCACCGGTTCGAGCCCGATCTTCTGTCTTCCCGGCGAGCGGAGACTGGCGAACCGTGCCGTCGAGGCGGTCGTCGCGGCCGAAGCCCCGGCGCTCGTCGCCGAACTCGAATAG
- a CDS encoding DUF7553 family protein, translating to MRRRPLLRANREVLCAIETPPDSGIEERLDDVAARLWYLAEEHPHDPDTGQIARLRYSLGQLAEQAHDRRARRLRRAREALDEYRRLLEPV from the coding sequence GTGCGCCGCCGTCCACTCCTTCGGGCGAACCGGGAGGTCCTGTGTGCGATCGAGACCCCACCCGACTCCGGCATCGAGGAGCGCCTCGACGACGTGGCGGCCCGGCTGTGGTACCTCGCCGAAGAACACCCACACGACCCCGACACCGGACAGATCGCACGGCTCAGGTACTCGCTGGGACAGCTCGCCGAACAGGCTCACGACCGGCGCGCGCGACGGCTCCGGCGCGCCCGCGAGGCGCTCGACGAGTACCGTCGGCTGCTGGAGCCGGTCTGA
- a CDS encoding histidine kinase N-terminal 7TM domain-containing protein — protein MLLSVVLLAAVLGMCVAFLVWLHRDRPGAGPLAAFVVAASFWAVAHGLELAVPDIDTMRWLFQVQLTLSVVVPVAWFVTVIEYSGRPEWLTRRRLALLLVEPGVFVTLVWSNPGHRLIWDGGTTTLLGGTSALVPEWTLLYWGHLVYILALILAGGVLLIQSMLRANESFRGQIVALLLAITAPTVAHALYVLDTVPTEFDPTSLGYVVSGIVLSAALLRGQLLDVAPVTRDLGREAVFAEMDDQVIIVDEAGRLVDVNDAAAALFDRDRNEIQGQRLAELVPALAATVPDAGESAQAETELQHDGAVNYYDVRVTPLYRAYGVVSGHLVSLRNVTDRRQREQRIDVLNRLLRHNIRNEMNVVRGNADLLVGEVDDDARDRIERIRETVDTVVDRSNKIGRVSEALEDESVRPVRLASVLTPLVERARETYPEADISLTCDDDVWVSAAPSLSIAFEELVDNAVEHGGPAAENPGPGTTPATGRTDGGSAGVHVDIDVGYRAEPPRVCATVADDGPGIDAHEREVIQAGEETPLQHGSGVGLWLVAWVVRSVGGTLSFKDGPGTTVAVGLPAAKPPEAVD, from the coding sequence ATGCTCCTCTCGGTCGTCCTCCTGGCGGCCGTCCTCGGGATGTGTGTCGCCTTCCTGGTCTGGCTCCACCGCGACCGCCCGGGTGCGGGTCCCCTCGCCGCGTTCGTCGTCGCCGCGAGTTTCTGGGCTGTCGCCCACGGTCTCGAACTCGCGGTCCCCGACATCGACACGATGCGCTGGCTCTTCCAGGTCCAATTGACCCTCTCCGTAGTCGTCCCGGTGGCCTGGTTCGTGACCGTCATAGAGTACAGCGGCCGCCCGGAGTGGCTCACCCGGCGGCGACTAGCGCTCCTGTTGGTCGAACCGGGCGTGTTCGTCACGCTCGTCTGGTCGAACCCGGGCCACCGGCTGATCTGGGACGGTGGCACGACGACGCTGCTGGGCGGGACGAGCGCGCTCGTCCCAGAGTGGACGCTGCTGTACTGGGGCCATCTGGTGTACATCCTGGCACTGATACTCGCCGGCGGCGTGTTGCTGATCCAGTCGATGCTCCGGGCCAACGAGTCGTTCCGGGGCCAGATCGTCGCCCTGTTGCTCGCGATCACCGCCCCGACGGTCGCACACGCGCTGTACGTCCTCGACACGGTGCCGACGGAGTTCGACCCGACGAGCCTGGGCTACGTCGTCTCCGGGATCGTCCTCTCGGCGGCGCTGTTGCGCGGGCAACTGCTCGATGTCGCGCCGGTGACCCGTGACCTCGGGCGGGAGGCCGTCTTCGCCGAGATGGACGATCAGGTGATCATCGTCGACGAGGCCGGCCGTCTCGTCGATGTCAACGACGCGGCAGCCGCCCTGTTCGACCGCGATCGAAACGAGATCCAGGGGCAGCGACTGGCCGAGTTGGTCCCGGCGCTGGCGGCGACGGTCCCGGACGCCGGGGAGTCGGCACAGGCGGAGACGGAACTGCAACACGACGGTGCGGTGAACTACTACGACGTGCGTGTGACGCCGCTGTACCGGGCCTACGGCGTCGTCTCCGGCCACCTCGTCAGCCTCCGGAACGTCACCGACCGCCGCCAGCGCGAACAGCGCATCGATGTCCTCAACCGCCTCCTGCGGCACAACATCCGCAACGAGATGAACGTCGTCCGGGGCAACGCCGACCTGCTCGTCGGAGAGGTCGACGACGACGCCCGGGACCGGATCGAGCGCATCCGCGAGACGGTCGACACCGTCGTCGACCGGAGCAACAAGATCGGTCGGGTCTCGGAGGCGCTGGAAGACGAGTCGGTCCGGCCCGTACGACTCGCGAGCGTTTTGACGCCACTCGTCGAACGCGCCCGCGAGACGTATCCAGAGGCGGACATCTCCCTGACCTGTGACGACGATGTCTGGGTGTCGGCCGCCCCGTCGCTCTCGATCGCCTTCGAGGAACTCGTCGACAACGCCGTCGAACACGGCGGCCCGGCGGCCGAGAACCCCGGTCCCGGAACGACGCCGGCGACCGGGCGAACGGACGGCGGCAGTGCCGGCGTCCACGTCGACATCGATGTCGGCTACCGCGCGGAACCGCCGAGAGTCTGTGCCACCGTCGCGGACGACGGACCGGGGATCGACGCCCACGAACGGGAGGTGATCCAGGCGGGCGAGGAGACGCCCCTCCAGCACGGCTCCGGCGTGGGCCTGTGGCTCGTCGCCTGGGTCGTCCGCAGCGTCGGGGGCACCCTCTCGTTCAAGGACGGCCCGGGCACCACCGTCGCGGTCGGGCTCCCCGCCGCGAAACCGCCCGAGGCCGTCGACTGA
- a CDS encoding NUDIX hydrolase: MSNDAAEVHENAEQDVIAVDADDNEEGLVNRLDAHTGDGVRHRAFTALLFDEDDRVLLAQRAAGKRLWDTHWDGTVASHPVQGQTQVEATRERLEEELGISPDQYENLRVTDRFEYKRYYENAGLEWEVCAVLQATLHDTSLDPNPEEVDGLMWVPYERLREHPEYYRQLRLCPWFEIAMRRDEER; the protein is encoded by the coding sequence ATGAGCAACGACGCGGCCGAGGTACACGAGAACGCCGAGCAGGATGTCATCGCGGTCGACGCCGACGACAACGAGGAGGGGCTGGTCAACCGCCTCGACGCCCACACCGGCGACGGCGTCCGGCACCGCGCCTTTACCGCACTGCTGTTCGACGAGGACGACCGGGTGTTGCTGGCCCAGCGGGCCGCCGGCAAACGCCTCTGGGACACCCACTGGGACGGCACCGTCGCCTCCCACCCCGTCCAGGGCCAGACGCAGGTCGAAGCGACCCGGGAGCGACTGGAAGAGGAACTGGGAATCTCGCCCGATCAGTACGAGAACCTGCGGGTCACCGACCGCTTCGAGTACAAGCGCTACTACGAGAACGCCGGCCTGGAGTGGGAGGTCTGTGCCGTCTTGCAGGCGACGCTGCACGACACCTCGCTCGACCCCAACCCGGAGGAGGTCGACGGCCTGATGTGGGTCCCCTACGAGCGCCTGCGGGAACACCCCGAGTACTACCGGCAACTGCGACTCTGCCCGTGGTTCGAGATCGCGATGCGGCGCGACGAGGAACGGTAA
- a CDS encoding DUF7560 family zinc ribbon protein translates to MSTYRFTCPECGAAVTVDSGARERLLDAGCAVCGARVGTAAFTATNTFGTSV, encoded by the coding sequence ATGTCGACGTATCGGTTCACCTGCCCGGAGTGTGGCGCGGCCGTCACCGTCGACTCGGGCGCCCGCGAACGGTTGCTCGACGCCGGCTGTGCAGTGTGTGGCGCACGCGTCGGAACGGCGGCGTTCACCGCGACGAACACGTTCGGGACAAGCGTCTGA
- a CDS encoding SRPBCC family protein — translation MERVSVARTFDATPEAVREAMADLEAFMLGAGFDDVTVEDDTIIINNRVGLFDIELVLAVVDDADAALAYEQRDGVFESMRTEYHVDSAGDGTTVTATTEYAALDLAVVGQLLDSTVVDRQRRKELDAQFDWLEARLD, via the coding sequence ATGGAACGCGTGTCGGTGGCACGAACCTTCGACGCGACACCGGAGGCGGTCCGGGAAGCGATGGCCGACCTGGAGGCGTTCATGCTCGGTGCCGGCTTCGACGACGTGACCGTCGAGGACGACACCATTATCATCAACAACCGCGTGGGGCTGTTCGACATCGAACTCGTCCTGGCGGTCGTCGACGACGCGGACGCAGCACTGGCCTACGAGCAACGCGACGGCGTCTTCGAGTCGATGCGGACCGAGTACCACGTCGACAGCGCCGGCGACGGGACCACGGTGACCGCGACCACCGAGTACGCCGCCCTGGACCTGGCCGTCGTCGGCCAGTTGCTCGACTCGACGGTCGTCGACCGCCAGCGCCGGAAGGAACTCGACGCGCAGTTCGACTGGCTGGAAGCCCGACTCGACTGA
- a CDS encoding DUF2249 domain-containing protein gives MAPEQRDVRTLDVRTIDGEPFGRIMSALDDLDEGETLKLINSFEPVPLYEALQSKGFTHETERVDDDEWHVHISPA, from the coding sequence ATGGCTCCCGAACAGCGTGACGTTCGGACGCTGGATGTCCGAACCATCGACGGCGAACCGTTCGGACGGATCATGAGCGCGCTCGACGACCTCGACGAGGGCGAGACTCTGAAACTGATCAACAGCTTCGAGCCGGTGCCGCTGTACGAGGCGCTCCAGTCCAAGGGGTTCACCCACGAAACGGAGCGAGTCGACGACGACGAGTGGCACGTCCACATCAGTCCGGCGTGA
- a CDS encoding WD40/YVTN/BNR-like repeat-containing protein encodes MSDRTATRRGALKGIGATVAAATGITALSGSAAAQSPWTAVESPTGNTLHDVEYTDESAYAVGGGGVVLERTPLGWQKIVDGGPTGNGNSLYGADVTDDGKRLWFVGSSGAIGEYDVESGVLTDHSAPMDVTNNFNDVSVTGQAGEANVYVAGDSGKLYYSFENGASQTWEYVTPGSGSAINAVDFFGDRKGHIVDGNKCVFRTADGATWDKIGLADANVNFYGVDSDGFDDVWISGGGGMIFHWDGVEWTPADTGDAGLRDIEVTDDDGDGLTVGGGGKVYDLDEKWTQQATPSGQNLKAVVRGETDIAVGAGGTIVER; translated from the coding sequence ATGTCCGATCGAACTGCGACGCGACGTGGTGCGCTCAAGGGTATCGGAGCGACAGTTGCCGCGGCGACGGGCATCACGGCCCTCTCGGGGTCGGCGGCCGCCCAGTCGCCCTGGACCGCCGTCGAGTCGCCGACGGGGAACACGCTCCACGATGTCGAGTACACCGACGAGAGCGCGTACGCGGTCGGCGGTGGCGGCGTCGTCCTCGAACGGACGCCGCTGGGCTGGCAGAAGATCGTCGACGGCGGCCCGACGGGCAACGGCAACAGCCTCTACGGCGCGGACGTGACCGACGACGGCAAGCGCCTGTGGTTCGTCGGCTCCTCGGGCGCGATCGGCGAGTACGATGTCGAGTCGGGCGTCCTGACCGACCACAGCGCCCCGATGGACGTGACCAACAACTTCAACGACGTGTCGGTCACCGGACAGGCCGGCGAGGCCAACGTCTACGTCGCCGGCGACTCGGGGAAGCTGTACTACTCCTTCGAGAACGGCGCCAGCCAGACCTGGGAGTACGTCACGCCCGGGTCCGGCTCCGCGATCAACGCCGTCGACTTCTTCGGCGACCGGAAGGGACACATCGTCGACGGGAACAAGTGCGTCTTCCGGACGGCCGACGGCGCGACCTGGGACAAGATCGGACTGGCCGACGCCAACGTCAACTTCTACGGCGTCGACTCGGACGGCTTCGACGACGTGTGGATCTCCGGCGGCGGCGGGATGATCTTCCACTGGGACGGCGTCGAGTGGACGCCCGCCGACACCGGCGACGCCGGTCTGCGTGACATCGAGGTCACCGACGACGACGGCGACGGCCTCACCGTCGGTGGCGGCGGGAAAGTGTACGACCTCGACGAGAAGTGGACCCAGCAGGCGACCCCGAGCGGCCAGAACCTGAAAGCCGTCGTCCGCGGCGAGACCGACATCGCCGTCGGCGCCGGCGGAACCATCGTCGAACGGTAG